Proteins encoded within one genomic window of Saccharopolyspora pogona:
- a CDS encoding PPOX class F420-dependent oxidoreductase codes for MTSINDPEIRGFLEAGTRTGMLGFTASDGRPLVAPVWFVLDGGDVVFNTGKNTAKGRAIARDPRVALCADLPEPPFAFVQVQGIAEISEDPAELLRTATEIGGRYMGLDRAAEFGRRNGVLGELVVRIRPTKVIASLDMTG; via the coding sequence GTGACATCGATCAACGATCCGGAGATCCGCGGCTTCCTCGAAGCGGGCACCCGCACCGGCATGCTCGGCTTCACCGCGAGCGACGGGCGACCGCTGGTCGCGCCGGTGTGGTTCGTGCTGGACGGCGGCGACGTGGTGTTCAACACCGGCAAGAACACCGCGAAGGGCCGCGCGATCGCCCGCGATCCGCGGGTCGCGCTGTGCGCGGACCTGCCCGAGCCGCCGTTCGCCTTCGTACAGGTGCAGGGCATCGCGGAGATCTCGGAGGACCCCGCCGAGCTGCTGCGCACGGCGACCGAGATCGGCGGCCGCTACATGGGGCTGGACCGGGCCGCGGAGTTCGGCCGCCGCAACGGGGTGCTGGGCGAACTGGTGGTCCGGATCCGGCCGACCAAGGTGATCGCCAGCCTCGACATGACGGGCTGA
- the qcrB gene encoding cytochrome bc1 complex cytochrome b subunit produces the protein MSSITRPTKAESATYRKVATAADELDSRYQLAKGMRRQLNKVFPTHWSFLLGEIALYTFIILIVTGVYLTLFFDPSMEEVVYNGVFKNLQGVPMSRAFETTLNISFEVRGGLFIRQLHHWAALLFVAAMAAHMFRVFFTGAFRRPRESNWTIGALLFMLGMFEGFFGYSLPDDLLSGTGIRATLSGIVLSIPVLGTWIHWALFGGEFPGTEIIPRLYVLHVLVIPGIMLGLVAVHLALVWYQKHTQFPGVRRKENNVVGVRIMPVFALKGGAFFALVTGVCAILAGVFQINGVWNLGPYNASQVSAASQPDWYLIWADGILRIWPAWELYIGKYTVPPVFFAGVIGMGILFTLLMTYPLIERKLSKDNAHHNLLQRPRDAPVRTGLGAMALTLFGVLMISGANDIVAFQFNISLNAMTWAGRVGLLILPPIAYYITYRVCLGLQRSDREVLEHGVETGIIKRLPHGEFIEVHQPLGPVDDHGHPAPLPYQGAPVPKKMNKLGAAGSPVAGSLLTPDPIEETAALERARHEDEIQQAERELTAGKPQQPTE, from the coding sequence ATGAGTTCGATCACTCGACCGACAAAGGCGGAGAGCGCCACGTACCGCAAGGTGGCCACCGCCGCCGACGAGCTCGACTCGCGGTACCAGCTCGCCAAGGGCATGCGGCGCCAGCTGAACAAGGTCTTCCCCACGCACTGGTCGTTCCTGCTCGGGGAGATCGCGCTCTACACGTTCATTATCCTGATCGTGACGGGCGTCTACCTGACGCTTTTCTTCGACCCCTCCATGGAGGAGGTCGTCTACAACGGCGTCTTCAAGAACCTCCAGGGCGTCCCGATGTCCCGGGCGTTCGAGACGACGCTGAACATCTCGTTCGAGGTGCGCGGCGGTCTGTTCATCCGGCAGCTCCACCACTGGGCGGCGCTGCTGTTCGTCGCGGCCATGGCGGCGCACATGTTCCGGGTGTTCTTCACCGGTGCGTTCCGCCGCCCGCGCGAGAGCAACTGGACCATCGGCGCCCTGCTGTTCATGCTGGGCATGTTCGAGGGCTTCTTCGGCTACTCGCTGCCGGACGACCTGCTTTCCGGCACCGGTATCCGGGCCACCCTGTCCGGCATCGTGCTGTCGATCCCGGTGCTCGGCACCTGGATCCACTGGGCGCTGTTCGGCGGTGAGTTCCCGGGCACGGAGATCATCCCGCGGCTGTACGTGCTGCACGTGCTGGTGATCCCGGGCATCATGCTCGGCCTGGTCGCGGTGCACCTGGCGCTGGTCTGGTACCAGAAGCACACCCAGTTCCCCGGGGTGCGGCGCAAGGAGAACAACGTCGTCGGCGTCCGGATCATGCCGGTCTTCGCGCTCAAGGGCGGTGCGTTCTTCGCGCTGGTCACCGGCGTGTGCGCGATCCTGGCCGGTGTCTTCCAGATCAACGGGGTCTGGAACCTCGGCCCGTACAACGCGTCCCAGGTGTCGGCGGCCTCGCAGCCCGACTGGTACCTGATCTGGGCGGACGGCATCCTGCGGATCTGGCCCGCCTGGGAGCTCTACATCGGCAAGTACACCGTGCCGCCGGTGTTCTTCGCGGGCGTCATCGGCATGGGCATCCTGTTCACCCTGCTGATGACCTACCCGTTGATCGAGCGCAAGCTCAGCAAGGACAACGCGCACCACAACCTGCTCCAGCGGCCGCGTGATGCGCCGGTCCGGACCGGTCTCGGTGCGATGGCGCTGACGCTCTTCGGCGTGCTGATGATCTCCGGTGCGAACGACATCGTCGCGTTCCAGTTCAACATCTCGCTGAACGCGATGACCTGGGCCGGCCGCGTCGGCCTGCTGATCCTGCCGCCGATCGCCTACTACATCACCTACCGGGTCTGCCTGGGCCTCCAGCGCAGCGACCGCGAGGTGCTGGAGCACGGCGTGGAGACCGGCATCATCAAGCGCCTGCCGCACGGCGAGTTCATCGAGGTCCACCAGCCGCTCGGCCCAGTGGACGACCACGGCCACCCGGCGCCGCTGCCCTACCAGGGCGCTCCGGTGCCGAAGAAGATGAACAAGCTCGGCGCGGCCGGCAGCCCGGTGGCGGGCAGCCTGCTCACCCCGGACCCGATCGAGGAGACCGCGGCACTGGAGCGGGCGCGGCACGAGGACGAGATCCAGCAGGCGGAGCGCGAGCTGACCGCTGGCAAGCCGCAGCAGCCCACCGAGTAA